The Streptomyces europaeiscabiei genome window below encodes:
- a CDS encoding ABC transporter substrate-binding protein encodes MNRKTLVLPAAIGLLAPVLAACGATDSAGGSGDAIVVGTTDRFTASKGAPAPIDPAYAYDVGTWNILRQTVQTLLVQPPGDGEPEPEAASSCSFTDSGNERYACTLRSGLKFADGSPVTAEDVKFSIDRARSLKADSGVFALLSTIDLVETKGDNEVIFHLNSPDATLPYKLSTPVAGIVNPADYDKGELRDGFEVDGSGPYTLDAEVENNELVRAVFTKNPNYKGQLDPQNDKVELRSFANADAMGTALKDGDIDLMTRTMTPEQITKLSESADSDIDVIESAGLEIRYLAFNTDASPVRSTAVRRAMAEIIDRGELVSKVYGSQAEPLFSLVPAGITGHSNSFFNKYGDPDVDKAKSTLETAGVTTPVKLTLHYTTDHYGSATKKEFELLKKQLNGSGLFDVTIKGAPWSTFRPAEQEGEYAVYGMGWFPDFPDADNYLAPFLDKDNFLGLPYANREIRTELIPDSRRAADRLTASGSLTGIQDIVADDVPILPLWQGKQYVAARDDITGAEYALNAASTLQLWELGRGRGD; translated from the coding sequence ATGAACCGCAAGACCTTGGTGCTGCCGGCCGCGATCGGGCTGCTCGCCCCGGTACTCGCCGCCTGCGGTGCCACCGACAGCGCGGGTGGCAGCGGCGACGCGATCGTCGTCGGCACCACCGACCGGTTCACCGCCTCGAAGGGCGCCCCGGCCCCCATCGACCCGGCCTACGCCTACGACGTCGGCACCTGGAACATCCTTCGCCAGACCGTGCAGACCCTCCTGGTCCAGCCCCCCGGCGACGGCGAACCGGAACCCGAAGCCGCCTCCAGCTGTTCCTTCACCGACAGCGGCAACGAGCGCTACGCCTGCACCCTGCGCAGCGGCCTGAAGTTCGCCGACGGCTCCCCGGTCACCGCCGAGGACGTGAAGTTCTCCATCGACCGCGCCCGCTCCCTCAAGGCCGACAGCGGTGTCTTCGCCCTGCTGTCCACCATCGACCTCGTCGAGACCAAGGGCGACAACGAGGTGATCTTCCACCTCAACAGCCCCGACGCGACCCTCCCGTACAAGCTGTCCACCCCGGTCGCCGGCATCGTCAACCCTGCCGACTACGACAAGGGCGAGCTGCGCGACGGCTTCGAGGTCGACGGCTCCGGCCCGTACACCCTGGACGCCGAGGTCGAGAACAACGAGCTGGTCCGGGCCGTCTTCACCAAGAACCCCAACTACAAGGGGCAGTTGGACCCGCAGAACGACAAGGTCGAGCTGCGCTCCTTCGCGAACGCCGACGCCATGGGCACCGCCCTGAAGGACGGCGACATCGACCTGATGACCCGCACCATGACGCCGGAGCAGATCACCAAACTCTCCGAGTCCGCCGACAGCGACATCGACGTGATCGAGTCCGCCGGCCTGGAGATCCGCTACCTCGCCTTCAACACCGACGCCTCCCCGGTCAGGAGCACGGCCGTCCGCCGGGCCATGGCCGAGATCATCGACCGGGGCGAACTCGTCTCCAAGGTGTACGGCTCCCAGGCCGAACCCCTCTTCTCGCTGGTCCCCGCCGGCATCACCGGCCACTCCAACTCGTTCTTCAACAAGTACGGCGACCCGGACGTCGACAAGGCGAAGTCGACCCTGGAGACCGCAGGCGTCACCACCCCGGTGAAGCTGACCCTGCACTACACGACCGACCACTACGGCTCGGCCACGAAGAAGGAGTTCGAGCTGCTGAAGAAGCAGCTCAACGGCAGCGGCCTGTTCGACGTGACCATCAAGGGCGCCCCCTGGTCCACGTTCCGCCCCGCCGAGCAGGAGGGCGAGTACGCGGTCTACGGCATGGGCTGGTTCCCGGACTTCCCCGACGCCGACAACTACCTCGCGCCCTTCCTCGACAAGGACAACTTCCTCGGCCTGCCGTACGCCAACCGCGAGATCCGCACCGAGCTGATCCCCGATTCCCGCCGCGCGGCCGACCGTCTCACCGCCTCGGGCAGCCTCACCGGCATCCAGGACATCGTCGCCGACGACGTGCCGATCCTCCCGCTGTGGCAGGGCAAGCAGTACGTCGCCGCCCGGGACGACATCACCGGCGCCGAGTACGCCCTCAACGCCGCCTCGACGCTCCAGCTCTGGGAGCTGGGCCGCGGCAGGGGCGACTGA
- a CDS encoding ABC transporter substrate-binding protein — protein sequence MNIRTQWPVLTMATGLAAGLLTGCGSDSGGSGDSGSNIVVGMSDDVLATDPASGYDPGSWLLFNNVFQSLLSFPNGATEPEPDLAEECAFADNGTKVYECTLKSGLKFSNGEALTAKDVKFSFDRMLKINDDAGPAIMFPMLDKVETPDDKTVRFDLKYADATFPSKIASGAGSIVDESSYDADGLRKDGEAVGSGPYKLESFGDDEAVFTVNDNYKGTADVENTGVTLKFFHGDQDALKKDLLEGDLDVTYRGLSASDISDIETDTSTANGVDIVDGTGAEVQHLVFNMDDPVTGKLGVRQAIAHLLDREALVDKVYQGTATPLYSIIPAGITGHNTAFFDTYGARPSVDKAEAALRADGITDKVELTLWSTPSRYGPSTDEELEAIAGQLNDSGLFDADVESVAFGQYEKDIAAGKYGVYVKGWVPDYPDPDNFTGPFFGKGNVLGNNYANDTITGELLPKTAAESERSSTEKEYAELQNLVATDVPLIPIWQAKQYAVVGDDVYGLEYCLDASTVFRFWEISKD from the coding sequence GTGAACATACGCACCCAGTGGCCCGTCCTGACCATGGCGACAGGGCTTGCCGCCGGCCTGCTGACCGGTTGTGGCTCCGACTCGGGGGGCTCCGGGGACTCCGGTTCCAACATCGTGGTGGGGATGTCCGACGACGTCCTGGCCACCGACCCCGCCTCCGGCTACGACCCCGGATCCTGGCTCCTCTTCAACAACGTCTTCCAGTCGCTGCTGAGCTTCCCCAACGGCGCCACCGAGCCCGAACCGGACCTCGCCGAGGAATGCGCCTTCGCGGACAACGGCACCAAGGTCTACGAGTGCACCCTCAAGAGCGGCCTGAAGTTCAGCAACGGTGAGGCGCTCACCGCGAAGGACGTCAAGTTCTCCTTCGACCGCATGCTGAAGATCAACGACGACGCCGGCCCCGCGATCATGTTCCCCATGCTCGACAAGGTCGAGACCCCGGACGACAAGACCGTCCGCTTCGACCTCAAGTACGCCGACGCCACCTTCCCCAGCAAGATCGCCTCCGGCGCCGGCTCGATCGTCGACGAGAGCTCCTACGACGCCGACGGACTCCGCAAGGACGGCGAGGCGGTCGGCTCCGGCCCCTACAAACTGGAGTCCTTCGGCGACGACGAGGCCGTCTTCACCGTCAACGACAACTACAAGGGCACCGCCGACGTCGAGAACACCGGCGTCACCCTCAAGTTCTTCCACGGCGACCAGGACGCCCTGAAGAAGGACCTGCTGGAGGGCGACCTCGACGTCACCTACCGCGGCCTCAGCGCCTCCGACATCTCCGACATCGAGACCGACACCTCCACCGCCAACGGAGTCGACATCGTCGACGGCACCGGCGCAGAGGTCCAGCACCTCGTCTTCAACATGGACGACCCGGTCACCGGCAAGCTCGGCGTCCGCCAGGCCATCGCCCACCTCCTCGACCGAGAGGCCCTCGTCGACAAGGTCTACCAGGGCACCGCCACACCGCTGTACTCGATCATCCCGGCCGGCATCACCGGCCACAACACGGCCTTCTTCGACACCTACGGCGCCCGCCCCTCCGTGGACAAGGCCGAGGCCGCGCTGCGCGCCGACGGCATCACCGACAAGGTCGAACTGACCCTCTGGTCGACACCGTCGCGCTACGGCCCCTCCACCGACGAGGAACTGGAGGCCATCGCCGGGCAGCTCAACGACAGCGGGCTGTTCGACGCCGACGTGGAATCCGTCGCCTTCGGCCAGTACGAGAAGGACATCGCCGCCGGCAAGTACGGCGTGTACGTGAAGGGCTGGGTCCCCGACTACCCGGACCCCGACAACTTCACCGGCCCCTTCTTCGGCAAGGGCAACGTGCTGGGCAACAACTACGCCAACGACACCATCACCGGTGAACTCCTCCCGAAGACCGCCGCCGAGAGCGAGCGCTCCTCCACGGAGAAGGAGTACGCCGAACTCCAGAACCTCGTCGCCACCGACGTCCCCCTCATCCCCATCTGGCAGGCCAAGCAGTACGCCGTCGTCGGCGACGACGTCTACGGCCTGGAGTACTGCCTGGACGCGTCGACCGTCTTCCGCTTCTGGGAGATCAGCAAGGACTGA
- a CDS encoding RecB family exonuclease produces the protein METSTDGTAAVPGGGEDGRPAVRAAAPPASLSPSRASDFMQCPLLYRFRVIDRLPEKPSEAATRGTLVHAVLERLFDAPAAERTAPRARSLVPGQWDRLRETRPEVVELFADDAEGERLARWLAEAEQLVERWFTLEDPTRLEPAERELFVEAELESGLRLRGIIDRVDVAPTGEVRIVDYKTGKAPRPEYAEGALFQMKFYALVVWRLKQVVPRRLQLVYLGSGDVLTYDPVIADLERVERKLLALWEAIRLATETGEWRPRPTKLCGWCDHRSVCPEFGGTPPPYPLQVRSPGSAAD, from the coding sequence ATGGAAACCAGCACCGACGGCACGGCCGCCGTTCCCGGGGGCGGCGAGGACGGCCGTCCTGCCGTGCGGGCGGCCGCGCCGCCCGCCTCGCTGTCACCTTCGCGCGCCAGCGACTTCATGCAGTGCCCGCTGTTGTACCGGTTCCGGGTGATCGACCGGCTGCCCGAGAAGCCGAGCGAGGCGGCGACGCGCGGCACGCTGGTCCACGCGGTGCTGGAGAGACTCTTCGACGCGCCGGCGGCCGAGCGGACGGCACCGCGGGCCAGGTCGCTGGTGCCCGGACAGTGGGACCGGCTGCGGGAGACCAGGCCGGAGGTCGTGGAGCTGTTCGCGGACGACGCGGAGGGTGAGCGGCTGGCGCGCTGGCTGGCCGAGGCCGAGCAGCTGGTGGAGCGTTGGTTCACCCTGGAGGACCCGACGCGTCTGGAGCCCGCCGAGCGGGAGTTGTTCGTGGAGGCGGAGCTGGAATCGGGGCTCAGGCTGCGCGGGATCATCGACCGGGTGGATGTGGCGCCCACCGGCGAGGTGCGGATCGTCGACTACAAGACGGGCAAGGCGCCGCGACCCGAGTACGCCGAGGGTGCGCTGTTCCAGATGAAGTTCTACGCCCTGGTGGTGTGGCGGCTGAAGCAGGTGGTGCCGCGCCGGTTGCAGCTCGTCTATCTCGGCAGTGGTGACGTTCTGACGTACGACCCGGTGATCGCGGATCTGGAGCGGGTGGAGCGCAAGCTGCTCGCGCTGTGGGAGGCGATCCGGCTGGCCACGGAGACGGGTGAGTGGCGGCCCCGGCCGACGAAGCTGTGCGGCTGGTGCGACCACCGGTCGGTGTGTCCGGAGTTCGGCGGTACTCCCCCGCCGTATCCCCTCCAGGTGAGGTCGCCCGGGTCGGCCGCCGACTGA
- a CDS encoding site-2 protease family protein, with protein METSGGSGQPRSDSDGAPERAHRDATEPPAENGAPTHAPTRHTPDEPATTSEAPRAADAPEKTDDSETPDASKPTGPTEEQSPTEEQNAADGQGTTEHHGAAREPTAPRPPGDSEPPAPSKTPVHKPSAASADPPPPAPPNQPPTDPADRPSADAVDEPSANPVSEPPAADPETPADLDKAPTDEPERTATFARPHAPSGAAPKPPERPKDPGGGILMGRPFGVPVYVAPSWFLVAALITWVFGGQLDRVLPELGAARYLVALFFAIAFYASVLVHELAHTIAALRYKLPVRRIQLQFFGGVSEIEKESETPGREFVLAFVGPLLSLILAGIFYVAMLAVEPGTVPGVLLAGLMISNLIVAAFNLLPGLPLDGGRMLRAVVWKITGKPMTGTIAAAWVGRALAVSVLIGLPLLTQSGLLGAAAEDSVGMDTVLDALLAAILAAIIWTGAGNSLRMARLREHLPELQARALTRRAVPVETDTPLSEALRRANEAGARALVVVDLDGEPVSLVREAAIVGVPEHRRPWVAVSGLAQDLTDGMRVSAELAGEDLLDALRAAPATEYLVVEQSGEIYGVLSAADVERAFVKAMARPS; from the coding sequence GTGGAGACGAGCGGCGGGAGCGGGCAGCCGCGGTCCGACAGCGACGGGGCGCCCGAGCGCGCACACCGCGACGCGACCGAGCCACCGGCGGAGAACGGCGCCCCCACCCACGCCCCGACCCGCCACACCCCCGACGAGCCCGCCACCACCTCCGAGGCCCCCCGGGCGGCAGACGCTCCCGAGAAGACCGACGACTCGGAAACCCCGGACGCCTCCAAGCCCACCGGCCCCACCGAGGAGCAGAGCCCCACCGAGGAACAGAACGCCGCCGACGGACAGGGCACCACCGAGCACCACGGCGCCGCCCGGGAACCAACCGCTCCCAGGCCCCCCGGAGACTCCGAGCCCCCGGCCCCGTCGAAAACCCCCGTACACAAGCCGTCCGCGGCCTCAGCCGACCCACCACCGCCGGCCCCGCCGAACCAACCCCCGACGGACCCGGCCGACCGTCCCTCGGCGGACGCCGTGGACGAACCGTCGGCGAACCCGGTGAGCGAGCCCCCGGCGGCGGACCCGGAAACCCCGGCCGACCTGGACAAGGCGCCGACGGACGAGCCAGAGCGCACGGCAACTTTCGCGCGCCCCCACGCCCCCTCGGGCGCCGCACCCAAACCGCCCGAGCGCCCCAAGGACCCAGGCGGCGGCATCCTCATGGGCCGCCCCTTCGGCGTGCCCGTGTACGTCGCACCCAGCTGGTTCCTCGTCGCCGCCCTCATCACCTGGGTCTTCGGCGGCCAGCTCGACCGCGTCCTGCCCGAACTCGGCGCCGCCCGCTACCTCGTCGCCCTGTTCTTCGCGATCGCCTTCTACGCCTCCGTACTCGTCCACGAACTCGCCCACACCATCGCCGCCCTGCGCTACAAACTGCCGGTGCGCCGCATCCAGCTCCAGTTCTTCGGCGGCGTCTCGGAGATCGAGAAGGAGTCCGAGACCCCCGGCCGCGAATTCGTCCTCGCCTTCGTCGGCCCCCTGCTCTCCCTGATCCTCGCGGGCATCTTCTACGTGGCCATGCTCGCCGTCGAACCGGGCACCGTCCCCGGCGTCCTCCTCGCCGGCCTGATGATCTCCAACCTGATCGTCGCCGCGTTCAACCTGCTGCCCGGACTGCCCCTCGACGGCGGCCGCATGCTCCGCGCCGTCGTCTGGAAGATCACCGGCAAGCCCATGACCGGCACCATCGCCGCCGCCTGGGTCGGCCGCGCCCTCGCCGTCAGCGTCCTCATCGGACTGCCACTGCTCACCCAGTCCGGACTGCTCGGCGCCGCCGCCGAGGACAGCGTCGGCATGGACACCGTCCTGGACGCCCTCCTCGCCGCCATCCTCGCCGCGATCATCTGGACCGGCGCCGGCAACAGCCTCCGCATGGCCCGCCTGCGCGAACACCTGCCAGAACTCCAGGCCCGCGCCCTCACCCGCCGCGCGGTCCCCGTCGAGACCGACACCCCCCTCTCCGAAGCCCTGCGCCGCGCCAACGAAGCCGGCGCCCGCGCCCTCGTCGTCGTCGACCTCGACGGCGAACCCGTCTCCCTCGTCCGCGAGGCCGCCATCGTCGGCGTACCCGAACACCGCCGCCCCTGGGTCGCCGTCAGCGGCCTCGCCCAGGACCTCACCGACGGCATGCGAGTCTCCGCGGAACTCGCCGGCGAAGACCTCCTGGACGCCCTCCGCGCGGCCCCGGCCACCGAGTACCTGGTCGTCGAGCAGTCGGGCGAGATCTACGGAGTCCTCTCGGCGGCAGACGTGGAGCGTGCCTTCGTGAAGGCGATGGCAAGGCCCAGCTGA
- a CDS encoding ferredoxin has product MQQEAGTEGGPLEVWIDQDLCTGDGICVQYAPEVFELDIDGLAYVKGSGDELLQAPGATTPVPLPLLTDVVDSAKECPGECIHVRRVSDRVEVFGPDAE; this is encoded by the coding sequence GTGCAGCAGGAGGCCGGGACCGAGGGCGGGCCGCTGGAGGTCTGGATCGACCAGGATCTCTGCACCGGTGACGGTATCTGCGTCCAGTACGCGCCCGAGGTGTTCGAGCTGGACATCGACGGACTGGCGTACGTGAAGGGTTCGGGCGACGAGTTGCTGCAGGCCCCGGGGGCCACAACGCCCGTTCCTCTGCCGCTTCTCACGGATGTCGTGGACTCGGCGAAGGAGTGTCCGGGCGAGTGCATCCATGTACGTCGGGTTTCGGACAGGGTCGAGGTCTTCGGACCTGACGCGGAGTGA
- a CDS encoding response regulator → MAVRVLLVDDQPLLRTGFRMILEAEQDIAVVGEAGDGLQALDQVRALQPDVVLMDIRMPRMDGVEATRQITGPGRDGPAKVLVLTTFDLDEYVVEALRAGASGFLLKDAPANELVQAIRVVAGGEAMLAPSITRRLLDKYAVHLPSGDEPVPDTLHTLTDREVEVLKLVARGLSNAEIAADLFVSETTVKTHVGHVLTKLGLRDRVQAAVYAYESGLVRPGAQ, encoded by the coding sequence GTGGCCGTCCGGGTCCTACTGGTCGACGACCAGCCGCTGCTGCGCACCGGCTTCCGGATGATTCTGGAGGCGGAGCAGGACATCGCGGTCGTCGGGGAGGCCGGAGACGGTCTGCAGGCCCTCGACCAGGTGCGGGCGCTGCAGCCCGATGTGGTGCTGATGGACATCCGTATGCCTCGGATGGACGGGGTGGAGGCGACCCGGCAGATCACCGGGCCCGGGCGGGACGGTCCGGCCAAGGTGTTGGTGCTGACCACGTTCGACCTGGACGAGTACGTGGTGGAGGCGCTGCGGGCGGGTGCCAGCGGGTTTCTGCTCAAGGACGCGCCGGCCAATGAGCTGGTGCAGGCGATCCGGGTGGTGGCGGGCGGGGAGGCGATGCTCGCGCCGAGCATCACGCGCCGGCTTCTCGACAAGTACGCGGTGCATCTGCCGTCGGGTGACGAGCCGGTGCCGGACACGCTGCACACGCTGACCGACCGTGAGGTCGAGGTGCTGAAGCTGGTGGCCCGTGGTCTGTCGAACGCGGAGATCGCCGCCGATCTGTTCGTCAGTGAGACCACGGTCAAGACGCATGTGGGTCATGTGCTGACCAAGCTGGGGCTGCGGGACCGGGTGCAGGCGGCGGTGTACGCGTACGAGAGCGGGCTGGTGCGCCCCGGCGCGCAGTAG
- a CDS encoding HAD family hydrolase, whose product MTTTIPALGTRTAEGSALQAVLLDMDGTLVDTEGFWWDVEVEIFAGLGHTLDDSWRHVVVGGPMSRSAGFLIEATGADITFPELSVLLNDGFEARIGHALPLMPGASRLLAELAAHGVPTALVSASHRRIIDRVLTSLGPQYFALTVAGDEVERTKPFPDPYLLAASGLGADPARCAVIEDTATGVAAAEAAGCHVVAVPSVAPIAPAVRRTVVTSLEEVDLPFLRGLMTTTGN is encoded by the coding sequence ATGACGACGACGATCCCCGCGCTAGGAACCCGTACGGCCGAAGGCTCCGCGCTGCAGGCCGTGCTCCTCGACATGGACGGCACCCTGGTGGACACCGAGGGCTTCTGGTGGGACGTGGAGGTGGAGATCTTCGCCGGCCTCGGTCACACCCTCGACGACTCCTGGCGTCATGTCGTGGTCGGCGGTCCCATGAGCCGCAGCGCGGGCTTCCTGATCGAGGCCACCGGCGCCGACATCACCTTCCCCGAGCTGAGCGTGCTGCTCAACGACGGCTTCGAAGCCCGTATCGGACACGCGCTGCCCCTGATGCCCGGCGCTTCCAGACTGCTCGCCGAGCTTGCCGCGCACGGCGTCCCCACCGCCCTGGTCTCCGCCTCGCACCGGCGCATCATCGACCGCGTCCTGACCTCGCTCGGCCCCCAGTACTTCGCGCTGACCGTCGCGGGCGACGAGGTCGAGCGGACCAAGCCGTTCCCGGACCCCTACCTTCTCGCGGCCTCCGGTCTCGGCGCGGATCCGGCCCGGTGCGCGGTCATCGAGGACACCGCGACCGGCGTCGCCGCCGCCGAGGCCGCCGGCTGCCACGTGGTCGCCGTCCCGTCCGTGGCCCCCATCGCTCCCGCCGTCCGGCGCACCGTCGTGACCTCGCTGGAAGAGGTCGACCTGCCATTTCTGCGCGGCCTGATGACGACGACGGGCAATTGA
- a CDS encoding tRNA (adenine-N1)-methyltransferase, which yields MSEPTGAARRRGPFKVGDQVQLTDPKGRHYTFTLEEGKNFHTHKGSFPHDELIGAPEGSVVRTTGNVAYLALRPLLPDYVLSMPRGAAVVYPKDAGQILAFADIFPGARVVEAGVGSGSLSSFLLRAIGDQGMLHSYERREDFAEIAQANVERYFGGPHPAWQLTVGDLQDNLSDTEVDRVILDMLAPWECLEAVSKALVPGGIVCCYVATTTQLARTVESIREIGCFNEPSAWESMIRNWHIEGLAVRPDHRMIGHTGFLLTARRLADGVEPPMRRRRPSKGAYGEDYSGPNADGGAGR from the coding sequence ATGTCCGAACCGACCGGTGCCGCCCGCCGTCGCGGGCCCTTCAAGGTCGGGGACCAGGTCCAGCTCACCGACCCCAAGGGACGCCACTACACGTTCACGCTCGAAGAGGGAAAGAACTTCCACACCCACAAGGGTTCCTTCCCGCACGACGAGCTGATCGGCGCTCCCGAGGGCAGTGTTGTCCGCACCACGGGGAACGTCGCCTACCTGGCGCTCCGCCCCCTGCTCCCCGACTACGTCCTGTCCATGCCCCGCGGCGCCGCCGTGGTCTACCCCAAGGACGCGGGGCAGATCCTCGCCTTCGCCGACATCTTCCCCGGCGCCCGCGTCGTCGAGGCCGGCGTGGGCTCCGGCTCACTCAGCAGCTTCCTGCTGCGCGCCATCGGCGACCAGGGCATGCTGCACAGCTACGAGCGCCGCGAAGACTTCGCCGAGATCGCACAGGCCAACGTGGAGCGCTACTTCGGCGGCCCCCACCCCGCCTGGCAGCTCACCGTCGGCGACCTCCAGGACAACCTGAGCGACACCGAGGTCGACCGCGTCATCCTCGACATGCTCGCCCCCTGGGAATGCCTGGAAGCCGTCTCCAAGGCCCTCGTCCCCGGCGGCATCGTCTGCTGCTACGTGGCGACCACCACCCAGCTCGCCCGCACCGTCGAGTCCATCCGCGAGATCGGCTGCTTCAACGAGCCGAGCGCCTGGGAGTCGATGATCCGCAACTGGCACATCGAGGGCCTGGCCGTCCGCCCGGACCACCGGATGATCGGCCACACCGGCTTCCTCCTCACCGCCCGCCGCCTCGCCGACGGCGTCGAGCCGCCCATGCGCCGCCGCCGCCCCTCCAAGGGCGCCTACGGCGAGGACTACTCCGGCCCCAACGCCGACGGCGGCGCCGGCCGCTGA